A window of the Thunnus albacares chromosome 15, fThuAlb1.1, whole genome shotgun sequence genome harbors these coding sequences:
- the exoc5 gene encoding exocyst complex component 5 isoform X2, with amino-acid sequence MTYFNEFLDGDLRSDVFNNPDKIKEAADIIQKLHLIAQELPFDRFADVKAKIASKYHDLERQLIQEFTAAQRRGEIGRMREVAAVLLHFKGYAHCVDVYIKQCQEGAYLRNDVFEDTAVLCQRVNKQVGEVFSSPETVMAKLIQNIFENKLQAHVREKLDETRHSDVEQYLKNLYDLYTRTTALATKLTEFNLGSDKHTFLSKLIKSIFSSYLESYIDMEREYLRTRGAMILQRYYDSKNHQKRPIGTGSIQELKERIRQRTNLPLGPIIDTHGETFLSPELVVNLLQETRHAFERCHRLSDPSDLPKNAFSIFLLLVEHLCVEHIDYALEIGLSAIPSSDAKNANLYFLDVVQQANSIFHLFDKQFNDQLMPLISSSPKLAECLHKKKEVIEQMEVKLDTGIDRTLNCMVGQMKHILATEQKKTDFRPEDENNVMIQYTTACSKVCAYVSRQVEHVRKSMDGKNVDTVLTELGVRFHRLIHEHLQQYSYSSMGGMLAICDVAEYRRCAKDFRVPLVLQLFDTLHALCNLLVVAPDNLKQVCSGEQLTNLDRNLLHAFVQLRVDYRSARLGRHFS; translated from the exons ATGACCTACTTCAATGAGTTCTTGGATGGAGATCTACGCAGTGATGTCTTCAATAACCCAGACAAG aTTAAGGAGGCTGCTGATATCATTCAGAAGCTGCATCTCATTGCCCAGGAGCTGCCATTTGACAG ATTTGCAGATGTCAAAGCAAAAATTGCAA gtaAGTACCATGACCTGGAGCGGCAGTTAATCCAGGAGTTCACTGCTGCCCAGCGCAGGGGTGAGATTGGACGTATGCGGGAGGTGGCAGCAGTTCTGTTACATTTCAAG GGCTATGCACACTGTGTGGACGTCTATATCAAGCAGTGTCAGGAA GGGGCCTACCTGAGGAATGACGTGTTTGAGGACACGGCAGTCCTCTGTCAGAGGGTCAACAAACAAGTGGGCGAAGTCTTCAGCAGCCCAGAGACTGTCATGGCCAAACTCATCCAGAACATCTTTGAAAACAAATTACAG GCACATGTAAGGGAAAAACTGGATGAGACCCGACACTCTGATGTGGAACAGTACCTCAAGAACCTCTATGACCTTTACACTAG GACCACAGCGTTGGCCACCAAGCTGACAGAGTTCAACCTGGGCTCAGACAAGCACACCTTCCTGTCCAAGCTGATAAAGAGCATCTTCTCCTCCTACCTGGAGAGTTACATTGACATGGAGAGGGAATACCTTCGCACTCGAGGCGCTATGATTCTACAGCGCTACTATGATTCCAAGAACCACCAGAAACGTCCAATTGGCACTGGCAG TATCCAAGAGCTGAAGGAGCGGATCCGACAGCGCACCAACCTTCCCCTGGGCCCCATCATTGACACCCATGGGGAGACCTTTCTGTCCCCTGAGCTGGTTGTCAACCTGCTGCAGGAGACACGTCATGCCTTTGAGAGATGCCACAGG CTTTCAGATCCTTCTGACCTGCCCAAGAATGCCTTCTCAATCTTCCTGCTGCTGGTTGAACATCTGTGTGTGGAGCACATTGACTATGCTTTGGAGATTGGCCTTTCAG CAATTCCCTCATCAGATGCCAAGAATGCCAACCTGTACTTCCTGGATGTGGTTCAACAGGCAAACTCTATCTTTCACTTGTTTGACAAGCAGTTCAATGACCAACTCATGCCTCTTATAAG CTCATCCCCAAAGTTAGCAGAGTGCTTGCACAAGAAGAAAGAGGTGATTGAACAGATGGAAGTGAAACTGGACACAGGAATCGACAG AACACTAAACTGCATGGTGGGGCAAATGAAGCACATCTTGGcaacagagcagaagaagaCTGATTTCAGGCCTGAGGACGAGAACAACGTCATGATCCAGTACACTACA GCTTGCTCCAAGGTTTGTGCCTACGTCAGTCGGCAGGTGGAGCATGTTCGGAAGTCCATGGATGGGAAAAATGTGGATACAGTGCTGACTGAGTTGGGCGTTCGTTTCCACCGACTCATCCACGAGCACCTACAGCAGTACAGCTACAGCTCAATGGGAGGCATGCTGGCCATCTGCGACGTGGCTGAATACCGACGATGCGCCAAGGACTTCAGG GTCCCTCTCGTGCTGCAGCTCTTCGACACACTCCACGCCCTCTGTAACCTCCTGGTCGTTGCCCCTGACAACCTGAAGCAGGTTTGTTCAGGTGAGCAGCTCACCAATCTGGACCGGAACCTCCTGCATGCCTTCGTCCAGCTCAGAGTGGACTACCGTTCAGCCAGATTGGGCCGACACTTCAGTTAA
- the exoc5 gene encoding exocyst complex component 5 isoform X1, translated as MLNMATTAQLFEEPFDADEYIERLAWRTPGGGSKGGAEAFDPKRLLEEFENHIEELKQLDEKIQRRVEKLEHQCHREAKEFAHKVQDLQRSNQVAFQHFQELDEHISYVATKVCHLGDQLEGVNTPRQRAVEAQRLMTYFNEFLDGDLRSDVFNNPDKIKEAADIIQKLHLIAQELPFDRFADVKAKIASKYHDLERQLIQEFTAAQRRGEIGRMREVAAVLLHFKGYAHCVDVYIKQCQEGAYLRNDVFEDTAVLCQRVNKQVGEVFSSPETVMAKLIQNIFENKLQAHVREKLDETRHSDVEQYLKNLYDLYTRTTALATKLTEFNLGSDKHTFLSKLIKSIFSSYLESYIDMEREYLRTRGAMILQRYYDSKNHQKRPIGTGSIQELKERIRQRTNLPLGPIIDTHGETFLSPELVVNLLQETRHAFERCHRLSDPSDLPKNAFSIFLLLVEHLCVEHIDYALEIGLSAIPSSDAKNANLYFLDVVQQANSIFHLFDKQFNDQLMPLISSSPKLAECLHKKKEVIEQMEVKLDTGIDRTLNCMVGQMKHILATEQKKTDFRPEDENNVMIQYTTACSKVCAYVSRQVEHVRKSMDGKNVDTVLTELGVRFHRLIHEHLQQYSYSSMGGMLAICDVAEYRRCAKDFRVPLVLQLFDTLHALCNLLVVAPDNLKQVCSGEQLTNLDRNLLHAFVQLRVDYRSARLGRHFS; from the exons GTTGTTGGAAGAGTTTGAGAACCACATAGAGGAACTGAAGCAACTAGATGAGAAGATCCAGCGGCGGGTGGAGAAACTTGAACATCAGTGTCATCGTGAGGCCAAGGAATTTGCCCACAAAGTGCAGGACTTGCAGAGGAGCAACCAG GTGGCCTTTCAGCATTTCCAGGAGCTTGATGAGCATATCAGCTACGTGGCAACCAAGGTTTGTCACCTTGGCGACCAGCTGGAGGGGGTGAACACACCTCGGCAGAGGGCGGTGGAAGCTCAGCGTCTGATGACCTACTTCAATGAGTTCTTGGATGGAGATCTACGCAGTGATGTCTTCAATAACCCAGACAAG aTTAAGGAGGCTGCTGATATCATTCAGAAGCTGCATCTCATTGCCCAGGAGCTGCCATTTGACAG ATTTGCAGATGTCAAAGCAAAAATTGCAA gtaAGTACCATGACCTGGAGCGGCAGTTAATCCAGGAGTTCACTGCTGCCCAGCGCAGGGGTGAGATTGGACGTATGCGGGAGGTGGCAGCAGTTCTGTTACATTTCAAG GGCTATGCACACTGTGTGGACGTCTATATCAAGCAGTGTCAGGAA GGGGCCTACCTGAGGAATGACGTGTTTGAGGACACGGCAGTCCTCTGTCAGAGGGTCAACAAACAAGTGGGCGAAGTCTTCAGCAGCCCAGAGACTGTCATGGCCAAACTCATCCAGAACATCTTTGAAAACAAATTACAG GCACATGTAAGGGAAAAACTGGATGAGACCCGACACTCTGATGTGGAACAGTACCTCAAGAACCTCTATGACCTTTACACTAG GACCACAGCGTTGGCCACCAAGCTGACAGAGTTCAACCTGGGCTCAGACAAGCACACCTTCCTGTCCAAGCTGATAAAGAGCATCTTCTCCTCCTACCTGGAGAGTTACATTGACATGGAGAGGGAATACCTTCGCACTCGAGGCGCTATGATTCTACAGCGCTACTATGATTCCAAGAACCACCAGAAACGTCCAATTGGCACTGGCAG TATCCAAGAGCTGAAGGAGCGGATCCGACAGCGCACCAACCTTCCCCTGGGCCCCATCATTGACACCCATGGGGAGACCTTTCTGTCCCCTGAGCTGGTTGTCAACCTGCTGCAGGAGACACGTCATGCCTTTGAGAGATGCCACAGG CTTTCAGATCCTTCTGACCTGCCCAAGAATGCCTTCTCAATCTTCCTGCTGCTGGTTGAACATCTGTGTGTGGAGCACATTGACTATGCTTTGGAGATTGGCCTTTCAG CAATTCCCTCATCAGATGCCAAGAATGCCAACCTGTACTTCCTGGATGTGGTTCAACAGGCAAACTCTATCTTTCACTTGTTTGACAAGCAGTTCAATGACCAACTCATGCCTCTTATAAG CTCATCCCCAAAGTTAGCAGAGTGCTTGCACAAGAAGAAAGAGGTGATTGAACAGATGGAAGTGAAACTGGACACAGGAATCGACAG AACACTAAACTGCATGGTGGGGCAAATGAAGCACATCTTGGcaacagagcagaagaagaCTGATTTCAGGCCTGAGGACGAGAACAACGTCATGATCCAGTACACTACA GCTTGCTCCAAGGTTTGTGCCTACGTCAGTCGGCAGGTGGAGCATGTTCGGAAGTCCATGGATGGGAAAAATGTGGATACAGTGCTGACTGAGTTGGGCGTTCGTTTCCACCGACTCATCCACGAGCACCTACAGCAGTACAGCTACAGCTCAATGGGAGGCATGCTGGCCATCTGCGACGTGGCTGAATACCGACGATGCGCCAAGGACTTCAGG GTCCCTCTCGTGCTGCAGCTCTTCGACACACTCCACGCCCTCTGTAACCTCCTGGTCGTTGCCCCTGACAACCTGAAGCAGGTTTGTTCAGGTGAGCAGCTCACCAATCTGGACCGGAACCTCCTGCATGCCTTCGTCCAGCTCAGAGTGGACTACCGTTCAGCCAGATTGGGCCGACACTTCAGTTAA